A single window of Collinsella aerofaciens DNA harbors:
- a CDS encoding DNA/RNA non-specific endonuclease, whose translation MSRKPAYKQALSIGTAVVLGFALFTGSLDGAPKLLSPQGDEQAAALAEKQNESPSRTDDEADLVARLESGTASAADPQNSQDSGDGSDSAATDTDDDVSAGSAATPIDEVENPDLNRARGVYLSSIPDYAGNPYVALRADSTHPLGTPSFTLDEYDRATEEGCFKKFSKLDSLGRTRKALACVGPESLGQGKRGDISRIHPAGWHQQRYDFIPGQSLYNRCHLIAWSLCGENANRKNLLTGTRYLNETGMLPFEEQILNYIRDTGNHVLYRVTPMYNEEELVCRGMRLEAQSVEDHGKTLCFHVYCYNLQPHVQIDYTTGRNQASGD comes from the coding sequence ATGTCGCGCAAGCCCGCCTACAAGCAAGCACTTTCCATCGGCACCGCCGTGGTGCTGGGGTTTGCGCTGTTTACGGGATCGCTCGACGGAGCGCCCAAGTTGCTGTCGCCGCAAGGCGATGAGCAGGCGGCGGCTCTGGCCGAAAAACAAAACGAGAGTCCCAGCCGCACCGACGACGAGGCAGACCTGGTCGCTCGGCTCGAATCGGGAACGGCGAGCGCGGCGGACCCTCAAAACAGCCAGGACTCCGGCGATGGCTCCGATTCCGCCGCGACCGACACCGATGACGACGTTTCCGCGGGCAGTGCCGCCACCCCCATCGACGAGGTCGAAAACCCCGACCTCAACCGCGCCCGCGGTGTTTATCTCAGCAGCATTCCCGACTACGCCGGCAACCCCTACGTTGCCCTTCGCGCCGACAGCACGCACCCGCTCGGCACGCCGTCATTCACACTCGATGAATACGATCGCGCCACCGAAGAGGGCTGCTTTAAGAAATTCTCCAAGCTCGACAGCCTGGGTCGCACTCGCAAGGCGCTCGCCTGTGTAGGCCCCGAGTCGCTCGGACAGGGAAAGCGCGGCGATATCTCGCGCATCCATCCTGCCGGTTGGCACCAGCAGCGCTACGACTTTATTCCGGGCCAGAGCCTCTACAACCGCTGCCACCTTATCGCCTGGTCGCTCTGCGGCGAAAACGCCAACCGCAAGAATCTCCTCACCGGCACGCGCTATCTCAACGAGACGGGCATGCTGCCGTTTGAAGAGCAGATTCTCAACTATATTCGCGATACGGGCAACCATGTGCTCTACCGCGTCACGCCTATGTATAACGAAGAGGAACTTGTCTGCCGTGGCATGCGCCTTGAGGCGCAATCGGTCGAGGACCACGGCAAGACCCTCTGCTTCCACGTATATTGCTACAACCTGCAGCCGCACGTGCAGATCGACTACACCACCGGCCGCAATCAGGCCTCGGGAGACTAG
- the tnpA gene encoding IS200/IS605 family transposase, whose product MAQKAYSLSHTKWMCKYHIVFTPKYRRKVIYNQIRSDIGEILRKLCEYKGIEIIEGHLMPDHVHVLLAIPPKYSVASVMGYLKGKSSLMIFDRHANLKYKFGNRKFWAEGYYVSTVGLNEATIAKYIREQESHDIALDKLSVKEYEDPFKRG is encoded by the coding sequence ATGGCCCAGAAGGCCTACAGCCTTTCCCACACGAAGTGGATGTGCAAGTACCACATCGTGTTCACGCCGAAGTATAGGCGCAAAGTGATCTACAACCAAATCAGGAGCGACATAGGGGAGATCCTCAGGAAGCTGTGCGAGTACAAGGGGATCGAGATAATCGAGGGGCACCTGATGCCCGACCACGTGCACGTGCTGCTGGCGATCCCGCCGAAGTACAGCGTCGCGAGCGTCATGGGCTACCTGAAGGGGAAGAGCTCGCTGATGATATTCGACAGGCACGCCAACCTCAAGTACAAGTTCGGCAACAGGAAGTTCTGGGCGGAGGGCTACTACGTGTCCACCGTCGGCCTGAACGAGGCGACGATCGCCAAGTACATCAGGGAGCAGGAGTCCCACGACATCGCGCTGGACAAGCTGAGCGTGAAGGAGTACGAGGACCCCTTCAAGAGGGGGTGA
- a CDS encoding amino acid ABC transporter ATP-binding protein, which produces MTNSVMKIESARKAFGGNEVLKDISLEVKRGEVVAIIGPSGGGKSTLLRCATLLETLGGGSLSFGDLAVATDAGSGAVYAKGDVPKRARSRFGLVFQNYNLFPHYTVMKNIIDAPIRVLKRPREQAEARARELIAQMGLTGNENKVPCELSGGQQQRVSIARALALDPEILFFDEPTSALDPELTAEVLRVIKDLAAQNMTMVIVTHAMQFARDVADRVVFMDGGRIVEEGPAEQVIDHPREQRTREFLSRIEG; this is translated from the coding sequence ATGACTAACTCGGTGATGAAAATCGAAAGCGCTCGCAAGGCGTTTGGCGGCAATGAGGTGCTCAAGGATATCTCGCTCGAGGTCAAGCGTGGCGAGGTCGTGGCGATTATCGGGCCTTCGGGTGGCGGCAAGTCCACGCTGCTGCGGTGTGCCACGCTGCTCGAGACACTCGGCGGAGGCTCGCTCTCGTTTGGTGACCTTGCCGTTGCGACGGATGCGGGTTCGGGCGCAGTCTATGCGAAGGGCGATGTGCCCAAGCGGGCACGCTCGCGATTCGGCCTGGTGTTCCAGAATTACAACCTGTTCCCGCACTATACCGTGATGAAAAACATCATCGACGCGCCGATCCGCGTGCTTAAGCGCCCGCGCGAACAGGCGGAAGCTCGTGCGCGCGAGTTGATCGCGCAGATGGGGCTTACGGGCAACGAGAACAAGGTTCCGTGTGAGCTTTCGGGCGGTCAGCAACAGCGTGTGAGTATCGCCCGCGCCTTGGCGCTCGACCCGGAGATCCTGTTCTTTGACGAGCCGACCTCGGCGCTCGATCCCGAGCTGACGGCCGAGGTGCTGCGTGTCATTAAAGACCTTGCCGCGCAGAATATGACGATGGTGATTGTGACCCACGCAATGCAGTTTGCGCGCGATGTTGCCGACCGCGTGGTCTTTATGGATGGCGGCCGCATTGTCGAGGAGGGTCCTGCCGAGCAGGTCATCGACCATCCGCGTGAGCAGCGCACCCGTGAGTTCTTGAGCCGTATCGAGGGATAG
- a CDS encoding fructose-specific PTS transporter subunit EIIC has protein sequence MKIVGVAACTVGIAHTYMAQKAIQDECAARGIECKVEAQGGLGIENELTQEDVDPADLVLESVDVGVENEDRFEQKMAEGKFLKVGTSDVIADPVKIIDQAIEIIKATGGAVDAPKAEAKAEKKAVSAAPQAPTPASKQSIFADPGKTLLNAFNTGVSYFIPIVVIGGVFLAFSLASGTAGANGMEVTNPLMVSLNTIGMAGISMMIPVLAAYISYSMAGKPALAPGFVLGYLVNNAVVTPNGNSVSTGFLGAMIMAVICGYFVRWMKTWKVNNTIQTIMPILIIPILTSLVLGMAYIYILATPLGFVMDWLTGVLGSLQGGSAVVLGLVIGVMTAFDMGGPINKTASTFTMAIMASGIYGPNGMFRVAVAVPPIACGLAALIAKNKFDDADRQMGISALFMGCIGITEGAIPFAVKDLGHTLPGICIGSAVGAALAAFQGIDCYVPHGGFIVALATNNVALFCLDIVIGAVVAAAILIAMKPTLDKQAK, from the coding sequence ATGAAGATCGTAGGCGTTGCCGCCTGTACTGTGGGTATCGCCCACACGTATATGGCCCAGAAGGCGATTCAGGATGAATGCGCCGCCCGTGGCATCGAGTGCAAGGTCGAGGCTCAGGGTGGCCTGGGTATCGAGAATGAGCTCACGCAGGAAGACGTGGACCCCGCCGACCTGGTCCTGGAGTCCGTCGACGTGGGTGTCGAGAACGAGGACCGTTTTGAGCAGAAGATGGCCGAGGGCAAGTTCCTGAAGGTCGGCACCTCTGATGTAATCGCCGATCCGGTAAAGATCATCGACCAGGCCATTGAGATCATCAAGGCGACGGGTGGCGCCGTTGACGCGCCCAAGGCCGAGGCCAAGGCAGAGAAGAAGGCCGTCTCCGCTGCCCCGCAGGCCCCGACACCGGCGTCCAAGCAGTCTATCTTTGCCGATCCTGGCAAGACGCTGCTCAATGCATTCAATACCGGCGTTTCCTATTTTATCCCCATCGTCGTTATCGGCGGCGTGTTTCTTGCCTTCTCGCTGGCATCCGGTACCGCCGGCGCCAACGGCATGGAGGTTACGAACCCGCTGATGGTGAGCCTTAACACCATCGGCATGGCCGGCATCTCCATGATGATCCCGGTGCTTGCGGCATACATCTCCTACTCGATGGCCGGCAAGCCCGCGCTCGCCCCCGGTTTTGTCCTGGGCTACCTGGTCAATAACGCAGTCGTTACCCCTAACGGCAACAGCGTTTCGACCGGCTTCTTGGGCGCCATGATCATGGCGGTCATCTGCGGCTACTTTGTCCGCTGGATGAAGACCTGGAAGGTCAACAACACCATCCAGACCATCATGCCCATCCTGATCATCCCGATTCTGACCTCGCTTGTCCTGGGCATGGCCTATATCTACATCCTGGCCACGCCGCTTGGCTTTGTGATGGACTGGCTCACCGGCGTGCTCGGCAGCCTGCAGGGCGGTTCCGCAGTTGTCCTGGGTCTGGTCATTGGCGTTATGACCGCCTTCGATATGGGTGGCCCCATCAACAAGACCGCCTCGACCTTCACCATGGCCATCATGGCCTCCGGTATCTACGGTCCTAACGGTATGTTCCGCGTCGCCGTCGCCGTTCCCCCGATCGCCTGTGGCCTCGCTGCGCTCATCGCCAAGAACAAGTTCGATGACGCTGACCGCCAGATGGGCATCTCCGCGCTGTTCATGGGCTGCATCGGTATTACCGAGGGCGCTATCCCCTTCGCGGTCAAGGACCTCGGTCACACCCTGCCCGGCATTTGCATCGGCTCTGCCGTGGGTGCGGCACTTGCCGCCTTCCAGGGCATCGACTGCTACGTCCCGCACGGTGGCTTTATCGTCGCCCTTGCCACCAACAACGTCGCGCTGTTCTGCCTGGACATCGTGATTGGCGCCGTGGTCGCCGCTGCAATCCTGATTGCCATGAAGCCCACGCTCGATAAGCAGGCCAAGTAA
- the rlmD gene encoding 23S rRNA (uracil(1939)-C(5))-methyltransferase RlmD, whose protein sequence is MAESRAERKARRALIEAAEGSEEKKSSKKSKSSQDAKGKSAKGKAKAKRPGSRRNEDKASQTRSKRSHKDQVSSARKAVDPKSPCSIMKACGGCTALNRPYKKQLAAKQAAMEELFATLCEREGISVDPIRGMGVSLGDPGKYPAPRGFRHKAATPFAPGKEGAVRCGFFERGTHKIVAVPECPVEAPGARQILNGIAREAERLHIPAFNEDKHLGLLRYAVVRCGWRTDQVMVTLVTAQRDLPHAQEFFEAVAALNPHIVTVAQNINGRPGNAILGEETRIVYGAECMRDQLLGCEFDISPTAFYQTNPQQTELLYQLAIDGMDLQQGDVLMDAYCGSGTIGLCAAKAAQDKGVGIMLLGVERNHAGIADARRNAELNGLTRSAWFMADDATDYILDAADNNERVDVLSIDPPRAGSTPEFLEAACALKPRRITYISCNPVTQERDLHQLLDGGYRLLKITPVDMFPHTDHTETVAVLERR, encoded by the coding sequence ATGGCAGAATCTCGTGCGGAGCGTAAGGCTCGTCGTGCTTTGATCGAGGCGGCTGAGGGGTCAGAGGAGAAAAAATCTTCTAAGAAATCCAAGTCGTCTCAGGACGCGAAGGGTAAGTCGGCCAAGGGCAAGGCTAAGGCCAAGCGTCCCGGCTCTCGTCGGAACGAGGATAAGGCATCTCAGACTCGCTCCAAGCGCTCGCATAAAGATCAGGTTTCGTCTGCGCGTAAGGCTGTGGACCCCAAGTCTCCCTGTTCGATCATGAAAGCTTGCGGTGGGTGTACGGCGCTCAATCGTCCTTATAAGAAGCAGTTGGCAGCCAAGCAGGCCGCCATGGAGGAGCTTTTTGCTACCCTTTGCGAGCGCGAGGGCATTAGCGTCGACCCCATTCGCGGTATGGGCGTCTCCCTGGGCGACCCGGGCAAATATCCTGCGCCGCGCGGTTTTCGCCATAAGGCCGCCACTCCCTTTGCTCCCGGTAAGGAGGGTGCTGTCCGTTGCGGTTTCTTTGAGCGCGGCACGCACAAGATCGTTGCCGTACCCGAGTGTCCTGTCGAGGCACCGGGTGCCCGTCAGATTCTCAACGGCATCGCACGCGAAGCTGAGCGGCTGCATATTCCCGCCTTTAATGAGGACAAGCATCTTGGTTTGCTTCGCTATGCCGTCGTCCGCTGCGGTTGGCGTACCGACCAGGTCATGGTCACGCTCGTGACCGCTCAGCGCGACTTGCCGCATGCGCAGGAGTTCTTTGAGGCTGTCGCCGCGCTCAATCCGCACATCGTCACCGTCGCCCAAAACATCAACGGACGTCCCGGCAACGCCATCCTCGGCGAGGAAACCCGCATTGTATATGGCGCCGAGTGCATGCGCGACCAGCTGCTCGGCTGCGAGTTCGATATCTCCCCCACCGCGTTCTACCAGACCAACCCGCAGCAGACCGAGCTGCTCTATCAGCTCGCGATTGACGGCATGGACCTGCAGCAGGGCGACGTACTCATGGATGCCTATTGCGGTAGCGGAACTATCGGCCTGTGCGCAGCCAAAGCCGCCCAGGACAAGGGCGTCGGCATTATGCTGCTTGGCGTGGAGCGCAACCACGCCGGCATTGCCGACGCACGTCGTAATGCCGAGCTCAACGGCCTCACCCGCAGCGCTTGGTTTATGGCTGACGATGCCACCGACTACATCCTAGATGCCGCCGACAACAACGAGCGGGTCGATGTCCTTTCCATCGATCCGCCGCGCGCCGGCTCTACCCCCGAGTTCCTCGAAGCTGCCTGCGCGCTTAAGCCGCGCCGCATCACCTATATCAGCTGCAACCCCGTGACTCAAGAGCGCGACCTGCATCAGCTTCTCGACGGAGGCTATCGCCTGCTCAAGATCACGCCCGTCGACATGTTTCCTCACACCGACCACACCGAAACCGTAGCGGTCCTCGAACGCCGCTAA
- a CDS encoding elongation factor G, which yields MGAPKTGNVRNVVLVGQGGVGKTSLAEAMLHLSGKTARLGGHDGTKPTLDYDPEEVKRAFSISTTIAPIDWKGARINVLDAPCYPDFIGDAFAAMSVCETALFVVDAEAGPQPTTVKLWYAAEDLRLARAVFVNRLSRSEASFATTMDLLQERFGTRLGAVTLPWGEGEDFDGIIDLVRMKARHCNGTEAVESEIPEEYRAQAEEAHDHLCELVAEADDELMMKYLEGEETLTQEELEGLLSKAIAERIFVPVFAGDCIKEQGVNSLMDDIATYFPAPTDYGEMPLIDGDSLKISSDDDRPVAFVFKTLADPQQGRISFIKVLTGTLEPGLELINARTRKGDRLAHLYVMCGRDMTEVGHAYAGDIIVAPKLAAETGDTLSITGKVEAAAFKFPNSQYRIAIEAENRGDEEKLYTFIEKACKADPTMSIDRDEETGQTIISAVGEAQVSVLLNRLEDRTKVVAKSVPIRIPYRETIRRTASAQGRHKKQTGGAGQYGDCWLRVEPLIGPDGTSDGYEFVDEVVGGRIPRSLIPAVDKGVQETMKDGIIAGYPLTGIRVAVYDGSYHSVDSNEMAFRAAARIGLRKACADADPVVLEPIEEITVTIPESYAGAVMGDISASRGRVTGMETDERGDTVVIAQAPLAELTDYSTRLRSITRGTGDFTMKPAGYEQVPYDVQAKLVERYEEGRAK from the coding sequence ATGGGTGCTCCCAAGACCGGTAACGTAAGGAACGTGGTGCTCGTAGGCCAAGGCGGGGTGGGCAAGACTTCACTCGCCGAGGCCATGCTCCACCTTTCCGGCAAGACCGCCCGCCTGGGCGGCCACGACGGCACCAAGCCCACGCTCGACTATGACCCCGAAGAGGTCAAGCGTGCATTTTCCATCTCGACGACCATCGCGCCGATCGACTGGAAGGGCGCGCGCATCAATGTGCTCGATGCCCCGTGCTACCCCGATTTTATCGGCGACGCCTTTGCCGCGATGAGCGTCTGCGAGACGGCTCTGTTTGTGGTCGACGCCGAGGCCGGCCCACAGCCTACGACGGTTAAGCTCTGGTATGCCGCCGAGGACCTGCGTCTGGCGCGTGCGGTGTTCGTAAACCGCCTGTCGCGCTCCGAGGCCAGCTTTGCGACCACGATGGACCTGCTGCAAGAGCGCTTTGGCACGCGCCTGGGCGCCGTGACCCTTCCCTGGGGCGAGGGCGAGGACTTTGACGGCATCATCGACCTGGTGCGCATGAAGGCGCGCCATTGCAACGGCACCGAAGCCGTTGAGTCGGAGATTCCCGAGGAGTATCGTGCCCAGGCCGAGGAGGCCCATGACCATCTGTGCGAGTTGGTGGCCGAGGCCGACGATGAGCTGATGATGAAGTACCTGGAAGGCGAGGAGACGCTGACGCAGGAGGAGCTTGAGGGCCTGCTGTCGAAGGCGATCGCCGAGCGCATCTTTGTGCCGGTCTTTGCGGGCGATTGCATTAAGGAGCAGGGCGTCAACTCGCTGATGGACGACATCGCGACGTACTTTCCGGCGCCGACCGACTACGGCGAGATGCCGCTCATCGACGGTGATTCGCTCAAAATCTCGAGCGACGATGACCGTCCGGTGGCGTTTGTGTTTAAGACCCTGGCCGATCCGCAGCAGGGTCGCATCAGCTTTATCAAGGTGCTGACGGGTACGCTTGAGCCGGGTCTTGAGCTGATCAACGCGCGTACCCGCAAGGGCGACCGTCTGGCTCACCTGTATGTGATGTGCGGCCGCGATATGACCGAGGTCGGTCACGCCTATGCCGGCGACATCATCGTGGCGCCCAAGCTGGCTGCCGAGACGGGCGACACGCTCTCGATTACCGGTAAGGTCGAGGCCGCGGCGTTTAAGTTCCCCAACTCGCAGTACCGCATTGCCATCGAGGCCGAGAATCGCGGCGACGAAGAGAAGCTCTACACGTTTATCGAGAAGGCCTGCAAGGCCGATCCGACCATGAGCATCGACCGCGACGAGGAGACCGGCCAGACCATTATCTCCGCCGTTGGTGAGGCGCAGGTTTCGGTGCTGCTCAACCGTTTGGAGGATCGCACCAAAGTCGTGGCCAAGAGCGTGCCGATCCGCATTCCGTATCGCGAGACCATTCGCCGTACGGCAAGTGCCCAGGGCCGCCATAAGAAGCAGACCGGCGGCGCCGGTCAGTACGGCGACTGCTGGCTGCGCGTGGAGCCGCTCATTGGGCCCGACGGCACGAGCGATGGCTATGAGTTTGTGGACGAGGTCGTGGGCGGCCGTATTCCGCGCTCGCTGATCCCCGCCGTGGACAAGGGTGTCCAGGAGACCATGAAGGACGGCATCATTGCCGGCTACCCGCTCACGGGCATTCGCGTGGCTGTGTACGACGGCTCGTATCACAGCGTCGACTCCAACGAGATGGCGTTCCGCGCGGCAGCTCGCATCGGCCTGCGCAAGGCATGTGCCGATGCCGACCCGGTGGTGCTGGAGCCCATCGAGGAAATCACGGTGACCATCCCCGAGAGCTACGCCGGCGCTGTGATGGGCGACATCTCGGCATCGCGCGGTCGCGTGACGGGCATGGAGACCGATGAGCGCGGCGATACCGTGGTTATTGCCCAGGCGCCGCTGGCAGAGCTGACGGATTATTCGACGCGCCTGCGCTCTATCACGCGCGGCACGGGTGACTTTACCATGAAGCCCGCAGGCTATGAGCAGGTGCCTTATGACGTTCAGGCCAAGCTGGTCGAGCGCTATGAGGAGGGCCGCGCCAAGTAG
- a CDS encoding transporter substrate-binding domain-containing protein → MNTDMSRRQFVGLAGSLATVLGLGLVGCGGGAGKGSAAGSAAAKDVKGAAESKKLVVGFDKSYPPYGFVGDDGEYTGFDLDLAKAVADKQGWEVKYEAIDWDAKDALLNSGAINCIWNGFTMEGREDDYTFSEPYMLNEQVLVVKKDAGIKGWDDLAGKTVITQTDSAAQDVLEGDQKDLAATFATLDTIGEYNTAFMQLESGAVDAVACDLSIAQYQLAAKPDAYTQLDEPLSSEHYAVGFKKGDTKSADAVAESLKALYEDGTVKDLCDKYSSYGLSFDNWVLK, encoded by the coding sequence ATGAACACCGATATGTCTCGTCGTCAGTTTGTTGGTCTAGCCGGCTCGCTCGCCACGGTGCTTGGCCTTGGTCTTGTCGGTTGCGGCGGTGGTGCCGGCAAGGGCTCCGCTGCTGGCTCTGCCGCGGCCAAGGATGTGAAGGGTGCTGCGGAGTCCAAGAAGCTCGTGGTGGGCTTCGATAAGTCCTATCCTCCGTACGGCTTTGTGGGCGACGATGGCGAGTACACCGGCTTTGATCTCGATCTGGCCAAGGCTGTTGCCGATAAGCAGGGCTGGGAGGTCAAATACGAGGCCATCGACTGGGACGCCAAGGATGCGCTGCTTAACTCGGGCGCCATCAACTGCATCTGGAACGGCTTTACCATGGAGGGCCGTGAGGACGACTACACGTTCTCCGAGCCGTACATGCTCAACGAGCAGGTGCTGGTGGTCAAGAAGGATGCGGGCATCAAGGGCTGGGACGATCTTGCCGGCAAGACTGTGATTACCCAGACTGATTCCGCTGCGCAGGACGTGCTTGAGGGTGACCAGAAGGATCTGGCAGCGACGTTTGCCACGCTCGACACGATCGGCGAGTACAACACGGCCTTTATGCAGCTCGAGAGCGGCGCGGTCGATGCCGTGGCGTGCGACCTTTCGATTGCCCAGTATCAGCTTGCCGCCAAGCCCGATGCCTATACGCAGCTTGATGAGCCGCTGTCCAGCGAGCACTACGCCGTTGGCTTTAAGAAGGGCGACACCAAGTCGGCCGATGCTGTAGCCGAGTCGCTCAAGGCGCTCTACGAGGACGGCACGGTCAAGGACCTCTGCGATAAATATTCAAGCTATGGTTTGTCTTTCGATAATTGGGTGCTCAAGTAA
- a CDS encoding LacI family DNA-binding transcriptional regulator, translating into MAKQRVTIADVAREAGTSTASVSYYLNDKREKLSEKTQNKIARVIKELGYVPNAQAQTLTGKQTHVIAIIILDNTNKWAGLVLNGMEQVMLPAGYQTVVCTSNFNPETELMYVDKMLSLGVDGFIIQPTANFKAVHDRIRRAGKPVVFFDAAIYSPGTSWIKTNLYDGVYNATQALLDAGYEDFFSIAANMTEMRTRMERFQGYAEALAANGQLYKAIPIDHNKPSINELTEYFKFKFNPAKRTLIFVQNQWALPRVYKALQPMAHLLPQQIGLLGLNCEDWTNLTTPTVSTIIEPVDQEGREAAEMLLALLDGSSEPGEQRILECKLNWLDSTSI; encoded by the coding sequence GTGGCAAAACAGCGCGTTACGATCGCAGACGTCGCTCGAGAGGCGGGAACCTCGACGGCAAGCGTCTCGTATTACCTCAACGACAAACGAGAAAAGCTTAGCGAGAAGACGCAGAACAAAATCGCGCGCGTCATTAAGGAACTCGGATACGTTCCCAACGCCCAAGCGCAGACGCTCACCGGCAAGCAAACCCACGTCATTGCCATCATCATTTTGGATAACACCAACAAATGGGCGGGGCTCGTTCTCAATGGCATGGAGCAGGTCATGCTCCCCGCGGGCTACCAGACGGTCGTTTGCACGAGCAACTTTAACCCCGAGACCGAGCTCATGTACGTCGACAAGATGCTCTCGCTGGGCGTCGATGGCTTTATCATCCAGCCCACGGCAAACTTCAAAGCCGTGCATGACCGCATTAGACGCGCCGGCAAGCCGGTCGTCTTTTTCGATGCGGCCATCTATAGCCCAGGTACCAGCTGGATCAAAACCAACCTTTACGACGGCGTGTACAACGCCACACAGGCACTCCTCGACGCCGGCTACGAAGATTTCTTTTCCATTGCCGCCAACATGACCGAAATGCGCACCCGCATGGAGCGTTTTCAGGGGTATGCCGAGGCGCTGGCAGCGAACGGGCAGCTCTACAAAGCGATTCCCATCGATCACAACAAGCCGTCAATCAACGAGCTCACTGAATACTTTAAATTCAAGTTCAATCCCGCCAAGCGAACCCTTATCTTCGTGCAAAATCAGTGGGCACTTCCCCGTGTCTACAAGGCCCTCCAGCCAATGGCCCATCTGCTTCCGCAGCAAATCGGCCTTTTGGGACTCAACTGCGAAGACTGGACTAATCTCACCACACCGACCGTCTCCACCATCATCGAGCCCGTCGACCAAGAAGGTCGCGAAGCAGCCGAGATGCTGCTCGCCCTACTTGACGGAAGCAGCGAACCCGGCGAGCAGCGCATTCTCGAGTGCAAGCTCAACTGGCTCGACTCCACCTCGATCTAG
- a CDS encoding phosphatase — translation MPYLLSCDIHTHTMFSAHAYSTIEENVYWAAERGLQVLGSADHLSSMVTACPNDLRSYQFFVNQDIWPRIWSGVLVLRGAEADIVSLDGSLFGEDTLVTLDIAGDSYSRQHSLFDLVTRNLDYLVASVHNPQIAEGATLAQTTEMYINALEHPKVFMLGHTGRSGVPFDIDEVLLAAKAKHKIIEINNHSLEHGVDTEHWAVCRKIAERCAELGVGIGVSTDAHIGMAIGKLDYARKMLDEIHFPLDLIVTRDRETLLREMAAAGVCDLCKGM, via the coding sequence ATGCCCTACCTGCTTTCTTGTGACATTCATACCCATACGATGTTCTCTGCGCATGCATATTCGACCATTGAGGAGAATGTGTACTGGGCGGCAGAGCGTGGTCTGCAGGTGCTCGGATCTGCCGACCATTTGAGCTCTATGGTTACGGCTTGCCCCAATGACCTGCGCAGTTACCAGTTCTTTGTCAACCAGGATATCTGGCCGCGCATTTGGAGCGGCGTGCTGGTGCTGCGTGGTGCCGAGGCCGATATCGTTTCGCTGGACGGAAGCCTGTTTGGCGAGGACACTCTTGTCACGCTCGATATTGCCGGCGATTCGTACAGCCGTCAGCATTCGCTGTTCGATTTGGTTACGCGTAATTTGGATTATTTGGTTGCAAGCGTGCATAATCCGCAGATTGCCGAGGGCGCGACGCTGGCCCAGACGACCGAGATGTATATCAATGCCCTGGAGCACCCCAAGGTGTTCATGCTGGGTCACACGGGGCGTTCGGGCGTGCCGTTCGATATCGACGAGGTGCTGTTGGCAGCTAAGGCCAAGCACAAGATTATTGAGATCAACAACCATAGTCTTGAACACGGTGTCGACACTGAGCATTGGGCCGTATGCCGCAAGATCGCCGAGCGCTGCGCCGAGCTGGGCGTGGGCATTGGCGTTTCGACCGATGCGCACATTGGCATGGCAATTGGTAAGCTCGATTACGCTCGCAAGATGCTCGACGAGATTCACTTCCCGTTGGATCTGATCGTGACGCGCGATCGCGAGACGCTGCTGCGCGAGATGGCGGCAGCCGGCGTGTGCGACCTGTGCAAGGGGATGTAG
- a CDS encoding amino acid ABC transporter permease, producing the protein MSIQVMMQMLGQGFLVSLQLFVLTLLGSIPLGIPVAFMRMSKIAPLRWIARIYISVMRGTPLMLQMFAIYFAPYYVFGISLTPDSKWTACVVAFIINYAGYFAEIYRSGLQSIPRGQYEAAEVLGYSRVQTFLYIVMPQVAKRILPAMGNEIITLVKDTSLAFAIGVGEMFSTAKALVASQVSMVPFAIAALIYWVFNFVVEMLLGAAEKKLDYYHD; encoded by the coding sequence ATGTCTATTCAGGTCATGATGCAGATGCTTGGCCAGGGATTCTTGGTCAGTTTGCAGCTGTTTGTGCTGACGCTGCTCGGGTCGATTCCGCTGGGAATTCCCGTGGCGTTTATGCGCATGAGCAAAATCGCGCCGCTTCGCTGGATTGCGCGCATCTATATCTCGGTCATGCGCGGTACGCCGCTCATGCTGCAGATGTTTGCCATCTACTTTGCCCCGTACTACGTGTTTGGCATTTCGCTCACGCCCGATTCCAAGTGGACGGCGTGCGTCGTGGCGTTCATCATCAACTACGCCGGTTACTTTGCCGAGATCTATCGCTCGGGCTTGCAGTCCATTCCGCGCGGTCAATACGAGGCTGCCGAGGTGCTGGGCTATTCGCGCGTGCAGACGTTTCTGTATATCGTGATGCCGCAGGTCGCCAAGCGTATTCTGCCGGCGATGGGCAACGAGATCATCACGCTGGTCAAGGACACGTCGCTGGCGTTTGCCATTGGCGTGGGCGAGATGTTCTCGACCGCCAAGGCCCTGGTTGCCTCGCAGGTGAGCATGGTACCGTTTGCGATTGCGGCGCTGATCTACTGGGTTTTCAACTTCGTGGTCGAGATGCTGTTGGGCGCCGCCGAAAAGAAGCTGGACTATTATCATGACTAA